The genomic region GCATGACTTTGTAACAGTTTTGTAGGTAAATGATAGTTTCTATGATTAAAGTACTTACCACAGAATACCATACAAAATGGTAAAACTGGATAGATAAACCTGAATTCTTTGTGGCTCAATAAGCTGTAACAAAACAAATATTGCAGAAGgctttaaatattctttcttaCAGTAAATAATAAACTGAGGAATAAATATACTTAAATGCTGCAGAAAACCAATCATAATTCTGTTAAACCAATGATAAATTATCAATATAAAATTCTAAAGCATTTTATGTTGAATTTTGTAACTTgaattacaaaatacttcatGTGGAagttagaccaaaaaaaaaaagctgtcacAGGAGCACAGATTTTTTAAGAGTTGGAAGTAACCCTAAAAGTTATCaaatccaaccacctcatttcctaagaggttatgtgatttagCCAGGATCACATATCTGTCTGAAACtgtaatttgaacccaagtttttccAAATCCACatccagcattctatcaactACAGATAGAATCATATCATGTAAATTAACATGCATTTGATATTTGTTACATTTTCCACATTAAATAGCAATTATTCTTCTGTAGAGAGGTTAGTAATTTCATTACTTAGCAGAGGTCAGAGCTCTATCCAACTTACTTCAGTGTTACCCTCAGGGTGGGATTTGCATCGATCACAATCGGtattataaaaatggaaagaaatcgAAAGGAATGTTCTACCAGAAATATAGTACCTTCAGTAGGGCAAGGGAGTACCAGGTAAGAAAGAAGCAGAGTGCATTCAAAAGACAGGTTTAAATCCTAATGGTTTCTCCAGCTGGTGAAGTGCAGCTGGCTAGTGTCCATATTTTACATAGAACAGCTGAAATAGCTGGGACTGGGGGTGGAGAGGTGGGGGAATCAGACCTAAAAGAGCTTATATGCCCCCTGCCTTTCAGCAGATGGCAGAAAAAAGCAATGGCAGCCAAGATGCCCACTGCAGAGCATCTTAGCATGCTATCAGAGGGCAGCAATGGCTCTATATCCACAGAACATTATACCAAAAGCAGCTGTGTTAGAGATGTGAGCTGCTCATGTCACATGTTCCCTGGCCACACATGTTCCTTATGTGTATGTCCATTCAACATACCAGAGGCAGCAATAATATAGTGGAAAAAATGCTGTAGTCActgtcaaaggacttgggttcagtaCCAGATCTCTGCTGATTTACTACGTATGTAACCTTGGAAAAGTTCCTACTGTATAAAATATGAGAGTCAGACTAGATGAAATccgaggtctcttctagcttaaAAACTATGATCTCATAATCTCTGGTCATACTTGTTTCCAGTGTGTGCTCCTTCTCACTGGTGGCACTTTAacatggaagaagagaaggaaacaaacatttatcaagagcctactttgtgcaaggcactgcgctaaatgctttacaaatgttagccCATTTGAGATAACAATTAAGAGAGGTATGTGCTGTTATCTCCATACAGTTGAAGAAGGTGAGACagacaaatatgaaaatgatTTGCCCCGggtcagtcacacagccagtaaatgtctgaagccgcatttgaatttagatcttcctgactcccggcccagCAGTCTATACACTTGGCTGTGTAGCTGCCTAAAAAGAGCACCCATGTGTATGGAAGTGgggaaaattattattatttatttgctttGCTGTTTAAGAAAATGGCTTTATTGGTCAATGGTAAAGAAACATATTGGTGGGGACTTTGTGAGCTACGGTTTTGTGTAAGGCCTGAGGTAGCTTTCAGGGGATTTGTGTAAGAGAGGAGCTCCAGATGCTATATTCGAATACACTAAAGCTCACTGGTGCATGCCCTTCCACCAGTGATAAAGATCATAGCCCCACTATGACTTTGTAGATGGTTTTCAAGAATTGCTTTGAGCAACAAATTCAGACCTCTGGAAAATCTGGTGATGAACTTCTTCTTTACTATGCTCTAATTCTGATATCTATTATAATTTATGAGTGTTTCCATATTAAAAAATTCTTGTGATTTTAGGCAGTAGAAgaaatttcaattaaattaataaGTTATCTTTGGTAAGAAACTTCTTATTTCTGGGGCCGTTATTTGTTCACAGCATTAAGAAATGATTTAATAATTCATCTTTCCTGGTTCAATGACTACACAAATCCTGATTAACATAAGCATTAATGAATTGTTAAAAGGTGATCCATTCATTCACTACATGATTGAGCACATTCTTCccttgtttgtatttttaaatagtgcaagaaaaaataaaatcttacctGTAAACCATCACCGTCCATACTATAGTCACTAAAAGTATCCGATATCTCTTTGCGGTTAGGAAGCATCCATGAATAAAGAAGGGTAGATGAGGGCCCAAGATAACTGGGAATCCTTGACAGACATACCAGTGCCATGGATGAGATCCATAAAATTTACCCAAGTCCTTTAGCACATTAAACTTCAAAAAATTAAGTTGAACAAATGTCCactgaaatatttgaaaacaatagGAGTTAGAAATACAATAGAGCTGTGTGAATTCTGAGCATTTCAGGATCTGACACAATCTTGACCAATATGAAGTATCAAGTTCATTtattacactttaaaaatatgaaggaaCAGTTTCCAGAATGCTGGTATCCAAAAACCATTTCTGTGTTTATACCTAATTACTATGATAACTAAATCGTTCTTAACTATTATTGATATCttcaaaatctttatttttatgtccTAAAATCTTATGTACTATTGTGAAAATTGCTTTAAAGATTCAAAGAATACAGGCACACAGTTCATACTTATTTTGGAGGCATTGATTGGCCTGCAGTAAAATTTTGCCTAGGTTTACACCGTGTAGTGGGTTCCTAAATTTGCATTTGTAACATCTAcaccaaaaatataaatatgtatcacTAGACCATAAATAATATgcttctgggtgtgtgtgtgtgtgtgtgtgtgtgtgtgatacttCTGTAGATCTGTGCTCTTACTGATGTAGGTACTGTCCCTTCCATGGTGAAGAACTGCAACCTATCCACATCTTGTACATCTGCCCAtatccttccataaatcctccaaagGTGGGGTCACCCTGATGAGTTGGGGAGTAATCTTCTAGGGGTTTTGACATTATGTGTGTGGGCTGTCCACCTGTCGGTTATCTCTTGCTACAGGACCATCCTACCTCCTGGTTTGGTTATACATTTTTTGATGAAATGATTTAAACCACTCTTGTGCATAATTCAATGGTAACATGCTACAGTATATTCATGTTCATCAGGCATCTCTCTGTTGATCTTTGGTTGATCCACAATTCCATGATTTGCAGTAATAGCATCTCTGAAGAATACTGACGTTAAAAAGTTGGGTttctgtttcagggagaagcttggggtccTTAAAAGCACTATGCATTTTCCCAAATGAAATCCAGTCCACTATCTTCCTCCTACTCAATTTTGGGTTAGGTTCTTTGTCATCTCCTGTAGTGTTGAAGATAAATGTACTAGTGTATTAAGTCtgaaaaataagcatttttcatgCCCTcggtttttcctgtgtgaataGCCGGGCTGAGCTTGATGCAGTCAGCACAAGTGCATTTAGAAGGCTTTATCACCTATATGTAATCTCTCTTCCATCGGGGCTCTGCCCTGGACATATTCCATGCTAGTGTCCAGCACCTTTGGCAAGCATACGGCTATCTGCTTTATGACTCCCTTGATGCCAGAATGTTGCTAAATAAAGTTATCTCTGTTTTTGCATTTTTGAGAGCCATTAAGATAGTATTTTGCTTCAGTgcatgaaataatttttgatagtcaACAGATAATAAGAATAgcaggatcttatattctcttcATCTTTCAGTTCACTATCTATAGACATCTTCTGCAGAGTATCATTACAAAAATCTACTTTTTCCCTCTTTATATCTTATGAGGGATGTCTTCAATATATGTGGTTATTCTCATGAATTTGAACAGACTAAGAAAACAGGCACAGGACTCTGCAGTGCTAATAAAGTTTCAGTCCTATTTTTTCCAGTAATAATAATGgctattatttttcccccagCATTTAGTGTTGTCCTCTTTCTGATATCTTGAGAATTCCGTCAACACTGTGTTATGTCCCTAACAAACCTCTCTTCATATCTGGTTACTGgagcttctttttccatttctgccGGGACTACAACGTTCTGAGTCCAAATGCTGCAGTTTCAGTGTCACTGCTGGAGAAACTGAATTGCAGAGGACTGAGGATCATTTTGTTGGTTACTGCAACCCTGATGGAACTTTTCCATCTTTCATCTGTTCTCCcaatttcattcttaaatgcTCTCATGACAATCTGGCTTCCTTAAGTCTCTTCCCGAAGTTTCTGTAGACttgcttttccttctatttctcaaTGTTTTATGAAATGATAACATCCGTAATCTTCCAAGCCATCAGcctttgtaagattttacaaacggGTTTATATTCCAAACTTCTCTCTGTCACTGGCTACCAAATCTCTCTGCATTCAGGGAGATTTTTTCCCAGCTGAGGTGGTTTCTAGAATTGATAACCTTATTGTAGTGACTAGTTAACACTAGGTTAAACATCTTTAGGAAATCATGAAAGTTACTGTTGAtgtcctttttccatttcccattttccacTATTAATTAAGCTTGTTTCAGTAGGACAGCTGAGAGGTATCTTTGCTGTATGatcttttaatttttgtcttctaATTTAATATTGGTTTTGACCTTTGCTTTCCTAAGTTGATGGCCTGACTAGTCAGTCAGACTGCTAACTAATTCTGAAATGATTCCCACCCACATCACTAAGTTGTTGTTTCCTGtatgttaaaatataattattttcatttttgtaaaaacaCCTACCATTTCCTGATTCTTTTCTTAAATGAAGTATCCATCAAAGATAGGTAAAAAGGTTCTGTGGTTTACAGGCCTCTGACCTCTGTTTCTCAATCTCAAGTCACATTTCGCAACATAGTTTTTGCTGACTTCTCCTACGCCCACTTTTGCATTGAAGTAGATGAGTCATTAAAGTATATATTGGTTTAATTTGGAAGGTCTTCACTTTTTTATAGACTTATTCTACTCTTCAACACTTGCAACATACGTTGGTACATAaattatagttattttcatgGCAGTCTTTTTGCAAATGCTCACAAGCATGGCAATATAAGATTATTAACTATCCCATGAAGTTTCTTGTTACATTTAACTCCAGGAAAATGTAAAGATTGAGATGATTCCGTTTGCCCAGTATTACATTGGTTCAGATATTAGAAAAAGATCTATTTAGAGTACCAACAGTAATATGAATGTTTATGGACAGTCTAAAAACTGATTTCAGCACCTTTCATTCCCTTTTCTGCTGTGTTGCTGCAGTTACTGTGGAAGTGAATTGCAGAGGACTGAGGATCATTTTGTATGGAGATATGCCATGTACTTTAACTAAATGGAATCACTGTGCTTCCTTAGAGCATGTATACCTGATGTTTCTAAGGAAGTGAAAGTAAATGACTAATAATTAGAAGTCATTATTTAAATCTAACAACTCTGATTAATCAGAATGGGGATGAGGTAATTGTGTTAATTTTCTGGATGAGTAAGTTATTAAATAATATCTTTTAGTTTCAACCTTTTTTGCTAAAAATAGAAAACCTTAGTATACTTTTCTGATTCATCTACTAAAGACTGCTAAATCTACTGAGCAGGAATTGTGTTAAATTATAAGCTATTGGGTTGAATTTCACTGGTCCCTTGAGCATActttggaagttttttttttttttgagtaagtcCGTATCAGCTGTTTGGCTTTATACTTTTTTGTCTTCAAAGATGAAGGCAGAAAAATACTATGATTGAATATTCTGGTTAATCCAGGTTTGACTGTACTAAATTTCAAATAGCTACTAATACATTTAGACTCACCTGACCAAAAAATATACGATCAATAATCAAAGAAAAACCCAAAGTGACTAGCCTGGAAAAAAAGTAGATAAAAAGTGATCATTCGCTTTAGTCTGAATCTACTAAAAATCAAATATTTGCAATTGTAAGTTTCCTAAGATATCTGCATTAAACCCTTTCATACTGCTTTGCTGtaatatcaaataaatattttcaaattgagAAATTGCCTCTAATCTGACATTTTGaagttcattttcttctgtttttcttttaagctaAGTTTTAAATTGGTTATAATTGAGTGTAGAACTAGTCTGTCTCATGCCCTCAAAGTTTATATTTCAGAACATTATCAATATCTCAGTGTGGATTGAGGATGGCATAGAATAATAATACATAGCAGGGCATATTTGGGGCCTGGAAATATATAAGATCTTTATAAATAATATGCTCAAAATACTTAAGAGTGGATTCATTATGTTGTTAGGCAATGCTTAATTGGTTAGGTACAGCGGTATGTTGGATGACAGGAAGAGAATTCAAAATGACTTTGATTAATACATGAAATGCCCACCATGACCCAAATCACCCACAGGCTATTTGCTTACAAGCCTTTTCAGCTTACTACCAATAATAATACTGATTTAGAATGTTTACTGAGATATTTTAAATGATCATTTAAGAGTTATTACTGAATGGGGCAAATTCTAAGAAGGATGACATAAAAGAGAAACCTTTTATGTAAACAGTTTTTATAGAATCATGATAAGGTAGCATGACTAaagtgttgactttttttttgctttgttggactataatatttcttactGCCTTCAAAAAATACTCAACAAGTCTAGAAGAGGTAATTAAAATCCTATTCATAACGTATACTCAAAGTTAGAAAAACTGATAGACAATTTTAAAGGATACTTACCCAACAGGAATAAAATGATGTAGAACAAGGTCAAGTTTTTTCTGCTCTTGCCAGAAATGTATAAAGAGCAAAGGTACCCATGGAATGACAGCCGTTGGACGAATAATGAAGGCAAGTGCTACCAGGGATGAGTACATAAAACTATAAACAAGTAAAATATGTCAAAGTTCtaatatatttcttattttaaaagttaattattttttGAATTGTGATATACAAAGGATATTGAAAATGATTACATTTTCTTCTTGTTAAAGAAATTATTCCCAAGTTTTACTGCTAATGTCTAgtttataaaatatacaaatatggcTGAAAAGCACACTATCATATACCTTTGTCACTAGCCTTTTTTTTAGTGCTGgtaaacaattattaaatttatattttccctAAGTCAACTATAACTTTCATTCTGATctttcaattaaacatttatttttctcttccttccaccttccacctcaattgaaaaaaagaaaaagccaaagcCTTATAACAGATATGTATAGTTAAGAAAAATtcttgcattggccatgtccaaaaatgtgtctcattctgtcaCAGGCCTTCTAAAAACATTCCTGATCAAAGGATAAAGGTCTTATAaagcagagagaggaaagacactTAGAGAATGTAAGCAGTGACACTATGAGAATACATGGCATTTTGATTTGGAAGTAAATTGTTAAAGTTTCCAATCCAACAGAATTTATAGGCAGTACAGTGAATGACTGAAGACTAAATCATTTTGGAAAAAccaataattcaataaatatttaataagcactaCTAggcatgaaaatttaaaaaagaatgatatAGTCATTGctcttaaaaatttttctttctactcaGGCAATACAACATATATGCACATTAGTAAATATAAAACAGTTCCAGGAGGGAGAGGACACTTGATGAAAATCAGTGCTTACTGTGAATACAGCAAAGAGATCAGTTTTGCTGTTTTCAGGACTGAAGCAGGAGAAAGGAACTGAATAATAAGTTATTATATTTGGTATTTCCAGTGTCCTACAGCAGGGATCAATAATTATATCCAAAGGTCTAATTAAAGTAGGATGCCTCACCTGTTCACAGATTTTGACCCTTCCAGTGGGTAGTAGAAAAGGGCAAAGATTGTAAGAACAGTCTCCATAGTGTTTGTGAGAGTTCTGGTGCAGCAATACCATGTAAACCAAGAGCACAGCTGGCAAAAGAACTAAGAACAATTATATGCAGTGATGTATGGAGGAGGCAATGAAAAGGAGCTCCTAAACCCTTTCCTACAGAAATAAGCACAAAATTCTACAGTATTATAGAAAATGTCATAATTTAGCTGATATTAAACAATTATCCACATCAAATATTCATAGATTAcaggatttaaaactggaagaagatctttagtccaactctctgttttacaaatgaagaaactgaggccctaaggagtgaaatggcttgcccagggtcatatagaaaataatagacagagctgggatttggtgGAAATCTACAAAATAGAGTGCTTAAAAAGAACCTCACAGAATTTAACAAGCTCCTGTGTGGTCACTTTGGCAACTTTTACTAATTCACATTTCCATCTCTATTATGTGGATAAGTTTAATAAGGATAATTCCTTAATGATAGTAAACCTCTGAAACTGTGAATTTCTCCTCAGAGATATTGACATTACTGGTATTTGACGGCAAGTTCtattagtgtctggcacatacttaGCAGATACTTGTTGAATGATTTCTGATCAGTGATCTACAATATATTTggctttgtttttaataaatgtactAGATTTATTGGAATGCTAAATAAtcatatgaaatatttaaagCCTAATGGTGCTGCTTTATGATGCTGAAATGCGCTTATTTAAATGGCAAGTTGTGTTAAATGGATTCATTatgtgaaatttaaaataataaagctttataaaaattaaaattatttatcatttctaaaaGTATCCCTAGGGAATAAACTAGTTGTATACCTCCAGGCGCCTGTAGAAGCCAGAAGGAGAAGTTTAAAGCCAGAAGCCTGTAGAAGTCAGAAGGAGAAGTTTAAAGTTCTTCTTCATCAAGGGAAGACTCAACAGAAAAAGTTCTCTTAGTatgtataataatatttaaaagttaTTCAGCTGTATCATTTCCTAGCCAAAGTGTTATGAtgcttccatttatttattttaaaaatatttttaacaattgAAATGTATTCAACTTCTATAAGAATTATTCAGCGAGACttcctaaaaaaaatcaataaattactGCACAATTTATCTGAGAAGTTGACATGTCTAAAATCCTAATGCTGAGGCTACATGATTTAACTGAACTTTACACTAATTCTAGTAATTAACTGCTTTCACGATTATGCTCTGCTACTGTTTATACTATCAGCTCATTCACAATAAATAAGCTTTCTTTACACTTTAGGttttttggaggaaaaagaaaaaaattcaaatcataATCATGTTTTGTAAATTGCATCTTTTGTAGCTGGGGATACATGAGgtgaatagagattttttttaaaattgtgaaaaaattatgctaaaCCGTTCCATGCTAAACAGATGGTTTTTAAGGCATAAGGATGCTTACCTCTTATATCTTTATAGTAACTCATTTGACTTGTACCTTTCTCTTTCCCATAAGTGAAATTTATAAAGTATAGTGGGTAGTTTTCTGGCCTAAGcaatatgtaatatgtattaaGAAGTGAAACTGCTCTGTAGGCATCCTCAAGCCATGTTCCACAAATCAGACTGTAAGCATTAACGGCTCTGATATTTTGGCTCTTTCtgttgttcttctagttctgcgtATACCCCTATGTTTAGGACTTGAGACCTGGATCCATTTTTAATAaccaattaaaaagaaatagggaagaggaaaaaaaaatcaaggaataaTCTTAAGGGCTTTAATACTAAAACTTTAACTTGAAAATGGTCTAAATGACTTTGCTACTTAACAGTGTGATATTAGCCAGgttcctcaacctctctgggcttcagtttcatcatctttagaatgacagggttggactatatgatgcttaaggtctcttttagctcaaaATCTTAAGATCCTATGAACTTTGAGAGAAAGTGCCTGtagttttattaaaatattatattttcagTAGGTAGCAGTAGCAATAGCAGGATGAATCTCCCTTTAAAAAGGGTTGAGAGGAAGGGAGATGCAGCAGCTGTTTGTATTGACAGGTTTCAAGACCATCTACATAATGACATGAATTGTTTTCTggaaataaaaacacatttactcacacacactcacacacacacactcactcactcactctacTGTGAGTAGAATGCTgtgctttgagtcaggaagacctgagtctgaattctgcctcagacactaacaactgcatgacttcaggcaagtcacttaacctctatttgcttgtttcttcatctgtagaacttggataatagcacctatatttccaggttgttgtagggatcaaattgacaatataaagtactttgcaaactttaaagtgttatataaatgttagctattattattaaaattatttatgggTACTTCTAACAACAGAATTCTAGCCCTTTTTCTATCTAATTTATGCCCATATGAATCAATCAACtaacatgcatttttaaagaGTTTAGGGGAAAGACATACCACCCATTTTGCCACTTCTTGTTTTTCTAGTTGCCTCACCAGTGAGTAAAGCCTCACATCTGCTACAGCAGACAGAAGTGCTTGGGCAAGTCTAGGAACCCAAATCtaaaaaagcaaagagaaaaataaaagtctgTGGTATAAACTGAAAAAAGGAGCTATGAAAACTGGTTCAGTTGGTATTCTAAATGTCATACTTAACCTACCACTAAGAGAGTTTACATAATTTACCAGATGAAAGGCATAGAAGATGGAGAATTACGTAAGGGCTATTATCATTTAAATATTAAGTTTGGACAACTAATAAAGTTAGCACTTTGATAGAGCTGTGATCTCATTAACATGGGCACTCTCCAACAATGCATACTGTAACCCATTCATCCTTGGCCATTACTATATTAGTGACTAATAAGAAGGTAACTCAAAATTATAAGCAATGTTAGCCATCTGCTTATTGTATATACCAGTTTGGAAGTATTTGTAGTTTTTTAATAATGCAATCAATTATTTGAAATAAGGGTCAAAATAAAGGCTTCTGGTaaagtttaaaaatcatatttttggTCAAAGTAACAATTCCCCCCAAAGCCTCATAACTCAGCAATCACTTGGAAATCTGTGATTTGGCTCCTTAATGAACCTGAACTAGCCAGTAAGGCTATCATAGTAATAAGTCTACATACACAGTAATCACTCAGAAGAAAGTTATGTCTATTTTTAACTTTTGTAAATCAAATTGTGTTCTTCCATTAAAATTCCAGAGATGTTTTTACCTTCAATTGTCAATAACTTCTAGCTAAAATTTTTCTCCTAAGTTAAAAAATATCACTGGGAAAACACTGTCTGTGGTAACGACTTTTGTAAATGTCACCTTACATGTGTTTGTGCAGCTCTCTGCAAAGCACGGGTGTATTCTTTATGAGAAACAGTGGAAAGCGCAATGGACTTCAGAGTCACAAGAACTGTTTGGTCCCTGTTCTGATACTTAATGATAGTGTGATGAGACAAGTTACAACCACTCTGAGCTTTGGTTAATTCATTTATAAAGTGGCAATAATACTTGCAGTTTCTATCTATCAGGGTTTGTCACAAGGAAAGCACCATATAAACTGTGAAGTTCTCTATGTTTGGGGTTTTTAGATCAGGTTTTCTTTAAGCAGGGCTAACCTCTACTGAATCTTATATTAGACTCTGTACCTATAGAGTGATTAATACGTCACAGGTCTTTGGGACCAAAGTACTCACAGCTATGATCTGACCTATGACATACAGCTCCTCAGCATTGAATCTCACTGAAACAAACTTATATTGCGCAAATATTACTATTTTAGTTGCTATATGAGCTAttatagaaaaatgaaataaaccttGCAGTAACAAATAGCCTTGGTTACTTTTATTTAAACTTACCAGCAACTGGACACTATCCTTTGCGAAGAGATACAGAATCTTATACATGCTTGCAAAGATTAAGGGGTAAGAGTAACCTCTCAAACCTTCAACCCATTCCCAGGTCAAATAaccataattaataatattaaggaTAAAATGACAAGTAATACTGAAGTGTAAAATAGTTTTCCTATTCTATTCTCATTCCCAAATTtcaaaaatcactttaaaaaaaaaagattcaaaaagcACTCGGGTAGGCCAAAATACTTCCCTTTTTGTAATGGGAATTCTAGGAAAACCTCCTTCATTACCCAGACTCCAAGCCACCAAAGGTCCATAGCATATTTTCTACTTAGGCATCCTCCCACAACATGCAGTGTATTGGAGCTCAATAGATGCT from Trichosurus vulpecula isolate mTriVul1 chromosome 8, mTriVul1.pri, whole genome shotgun sequence harbors:
- the PIGB gene encoding GPI mannosyltransferase 3, with amino-acid sequence MERAGGSLFFRRRRSSSPETVKLRKRKSVLYSSSPEGRAGSRFDLLGENIYLVLFTISLRILNCFLVQTSFVPDEYWQSLEVAHHMVFSYGYLTWEWVEGLRGYSYPLIFASMYKILYLFAKDSVQLLIWVPRLAQALLSAVADVRLYSLVRQLEKQEVAKWVFFCQLCSWFTWYCCTRTLTNTMETVLTIFALFYYPLEGSKSVNSFMYSSLVALAFIIRPTAVIPWVPLLFIHFWQEQKKLDLVLHHFIPVGLVTLGFSLIIDRIFFGQWTFVQLNFLKFNVLKDLGKFYGSHPWHWYVCQGFPVILGPHLPFFIHGCFLTAKRYRILLVTIVWTVMVYSLLSHKEFRFIYPVLPFCMVFCGHSLNHLKTWKKPALSFLFLSNTVLALYTGLIHQRGSLDVMTHIQELCDNSPNQSSASVFVMMPCHSTPYYSHVHCPLPMRFLQCPPDLIGKENYLDEADKFYLNPLSWLNQEFTSNTLLPTHLIIFSVLEEEIKTFLITNSYKRTAIIFHTHLPEGRTGSHIYIYERK